In Humulus lupulus chromosome 7, drHumLupu1.1, whole genome shotgun sequence, the following are encoded in one genomic region:
- the LOC133791769 gene encoding uncharacterized protein LOC133791769, translating to MVRTRGASSKKIPVSQSQKVPSPSTPPSVSTAPLSGPSAPTSVGKSCKSKARKKVFSLSHEHPMVFPDISADIVAPPSEVVVPSRAKDHSPLPFDSSLEARAKSKSVSSSSKAVAAGLLKLPLKPRQSKKNFVTPKRKLGLDASLSPLSAAKKKLKAHPPSLSSSESDPEEDKSESEATHDTTLSDETVPDIAESEAESDEPEKEDTIPSEQEAESDSDHIASPLPSKAKGKKPISGSTPSPKQSGVNFKPYSSIFCYNDNARDMVLYAQRKFIIERNYVLSDHRPFGVLTMLQDRQWTGSLVKFSGFVDRIVKEFYANITNEIIEPSSPLYNKVFVRGHWFSFSPQDIALALCLSLTVEDDVDGASLDKDMVITELVGQKMVWPSNTVISVSNLTYTYAVLHKFATTNWKPTSHTATISFDMASFLYKVGTGLGLNLASVIHDQNIGFRKGNRKNLNLPFPQVIYKVLSMQKKDLQRDQEDLVAPTTAASYKASVPPTEATAAPSSKKVKPQSLKIASDDIPHASSSVATDSGLVATEIAVVRASVDSLTARVMSIEGLQRSVLEAVRSLSKDPVV from the coding sequence CCTTCGACTCCTCCGTCTGTGTCAACGGCGCCTCTTTCTGGTCCTTCAGCTCCCACATCTGTTGGAAAGTCCTGCAAATCCAAGGCTCGCAAGAAGGTGTTTTCGCTCTCTCATGAACATCCTATGGTGTTTCCAGATATCTCTGCTGACATTGTTGCACCACCATCTGAAGTGGTGGTGCCCTCTCGAGCCAAGGACCATTCTCCTCTTCCGTTTGATTCGTCTTTGGAGGCTAGGGCAAAATCGAAATCTGTTTCCTCCTCTTCCAAAGCTGTTGCTGCTGGATTGCTCAAATTGCCCTTGAAGCCGCGTCAGTCCAAGAAAAATTTTGTGACTCCCAAAAGGAAATTGGGGTTGGATGCGTCTCTTTCTCCTTTGTCTGCTGCCAAGAAAAAATTGAAGGCTCATCCCCCTTCATTGTCCTCCTCCGAATCTGATCCTGAGGAAGATAAGTCCGAATCTGAAGCAACTCATGATACCACATTGTCTGATGAAACGGTTCCTGACATTGCCGaatcagaggctgagtctgatgAGCCAGAAAAAGAAGACACTATCCCCTCTGAACAAGAAGCCGAATCTGACTCAGACCACATTGCATCTCCTTTGCCATCCAAAGCTAAAGGGAAGAAACCTATTTCTGGTTCTACACCTTCGCCAAAACAGTCAGGTGtaaatttcaaaccttattctTCCATTTTTTGCTATAATGATAATGCACGTGATATGGTTCTGTATGCTCAACGAAAATTTATCATTGAAAGAAATTATGTCTTGAGTGATCATCGTCCTTTTGGTGTGCTAACAATGCTTCAAGATCGACAATGGACAGGTTCTTTGGTTAAATTTTCtggttttgtggatagaatagtcaaggaattctatgccaataTTACTAATGAAATTATTGAACCTTCATCTCCTCTGTATAATAAAGTGTTTGTTAGGGGCCAttggttctctttttctcctcaaGACATTGCTCTTGCTTTGTGCCTTTCCCTTACTGTCGAGGATGATGTTGATGGTGCTTCTCTTGACAAGGACATGGTTATCACTGAGTTGGTCGGACAAAAAATGGTATGGCCATCTAACACAGTCATCTCCGTCTCCAATCTCACCTACACTTATGCTGTTCTCCATAAGTTTGCAACAACAAATTGGAAGCCCACATCTCACACGGCCACTATCTCTTTTGATATGGCATCATTTTTGTACAAAGTGGGGACCGGTCTTGGTTTAAATTTGGCTTCggttattcatgatcaaaacatTGGGTTTCGCAAAGGTAACAGGAAAAACTTGAATCTTCCTTTTCCTCaagttatttataaagtgttgagtaTGCAGAAAAAAGATCTCCAACGTGACCAAGAAGACTTGGTGGCACCCACTACTGCTGCTTCCTACAAGGCCTCTGTCCCTCCTACTGAAGCCACTGCTGCTCCTTCCTCCAAGAAAGTCAAGCCCCAATCTCTGAAGATTGCCTCGGATGACATTCCTCATGCCTCCTCCTCTGTTGCCACAGATTCAGGACTTGTTGCAACAGAAATAGCTGTTGTCCGAGCCTCTGTTGACTCTTTGACTGCTCGCGTGATGTCAATTGAAGGACTACAACGTTCTGTGTTGGAGGCTGTTCGATCTCTGTCTAAAGATCcagttgtttag